A window of Garra rufa chromosome 16, GarRuf1.0, whole genome shotgun sequence contains these coding sequences:
- the stx5a gene encoding syntaxin-5a yields MTCRDRTLEFQSACKSLQGRQLQNGTHTKPAINALKQRSDFTLMAKRIGKDLSNTFAKLEKLTILAKRKSLFDDKAVEIEELTYIIKQDINSLNKQIAQLQDLVRSRSGQNGRHIQTHSNTIVVSLQSKLASMSNDFKSVLEVRTENLKQQRSRREHFSQAPVSASPLLANNFNSSVLMQDESRSLGGEVAIDMDSRANPLQLQLIDEQDSYIQSRTDTMQNIESTIVELGSIFQQLAHMVKEQEETIQRIDANVEDTQLNVEMAHTEILKYFQSVSSNRWLMIKIFLVLIIFFIIFVVFLA; encoded by the exons ATGACCTGTCGGGACCGCACACTTGAGTTCCAGTCGGCTTGCAAGTCACTGCAGGGGAGACAGTTACAG AATGGGACTCACACTAAACCTGCCATTAATGCTCTTAAACAACGCAGTGACTTCACTCTTATGGCCAA GAGAATTGGGAAAGACTTGAGCAACACATTTGCCAAGCTTGAAAAgcttacaattt TGGCCAAAAGGAAGTCTTTGTTCGATGATAAAGCGGTGGAGATTGAGGAGCTAACGTACATCATTAAACAG GACATCAACAGTCTGAATAAGCAGATAGCGCAGCTGCAAGACCTCGTACGATCTCGCAGTGGGCAAAATGGCCGCCACATCCAGACACATTCCAACACTATTGTTGTCTCCCTGCAG TCCAAGCTGGCATCAATGTCAAATGATTTCAAGTCAGTCCTGGAAGTGAGAACAgag AATCTGAAGCAGCAGCGCAGCAGAAGAGAACATTTCTCCCAGGCCCCTGTCTCTGCCTCTCCTCTACTCGCCAATAACTTCA ACAGCTCAGTTCTGATGCAGGATGAGTCCAGGAGTCTTGGAGGAGAAGTTGCCATCGACATGGACTCAAGAGCAAACCCTTTGCAGCTGCAGCTCATCGATGAACAG GACTCTTATATCCAGAGCCGAACGGATACCATGCAGAACATCGAGAGCACCATTGTGGAGTTGGGCTCCATCTTTCAGCAGTTGGCACACATGGTCAAAGAGCAGGAAGAGACGATTCAGAG GATCGACGCCAATGTGGAGGACACCCAGCTAAACGTGGAAATGGCCCACACCGAGATACTGAAGTACTTCCAGTCCGTCTCCTCCAATCGCTGGCTCATGATCAAGATATTCCTCGTTCTCATCATCTTCTTCATCATCTTTGTAGTATTCCTCGCCTGA
- the LOC141288659 gene encoding protein RD3: MFPWSVVFSLEPKVPGQRTPEELVTNTLMLELGAMVKRTERIRLEKAAETRRRRNSSSADYSWLAGPQPHVPYELTPGDVLDLQDLCAQIPPQQCGPVIVRFRKVVSDFEPEVQEVPKLFRSILRNCLDELQEDSELQNRVNRWEKQRSKSLSFVTFRSKFRTLNRGKGSFGGSRNNLQEENTWSDEDEEAAEEMTTAMRARKGRSLSMPEITPLEQAAHS; the protein is encoded by the exons ATGTTTCCCTGGTCGGTAGTGTTTTCCCTGGAGCCGAAGGTTCCCGGCCAGCGCACTCCAGAGGAGCTGGTGACTAACACTTTGATGCTGGAGCTGGGTGCAATGGTGAAACGGACCGAGCGCATCCGGCTGGAGAAGGCAGCAGAGACTCGCAGACGCCGCAACTCGTCCTCCGCAGACTATAGCTGGCTGGCCGGCCCTCAACCGCACGTCCCGTACGAGCTCACTCCAGGAGACGTGCTGGACCTGCAGGACCTCTGCGCCCAGATCCCTCCTCAACAGTGCGGGCCAGTCATTGTCAG GTTCAGGAAAGTAGTGTCAGACTTTGAGCCGGAGGTGCAAGAGGTCCCTAAACTCTTTCGGAGCATCCTAAGAAACTGCCTGGATGAGCTTCAGGAAGACTCGGAGCTCCAAAATCGGGTGAACCGTTGGGAGAAACAGCGCAGCAAGAGCCTCTCCTTCGTCACGTTCCGATCCAAGTTCCGCACCCTGAACCGGGGGAAGGGCAGCTTCGGTGGTTCCCGCAACAACCTGCAAGAGGAAAACACATGGTCTGATGAAGACGAGGAAGCAGCCGAAGAGATGACAACGGCCATGCGTGCCAGGAAGGGACGGAGCCTCAGCATGCCAGAGATCACTCCTCTTGAGCAGGCGGCCCACAGCTGA